From the genome of Mugil cephalus isolate CIBA_MC_2020 chromosome 2, CIBA_Mcephalus_1.1, whole genome shotgun sequence, one region includes:
- the polr3f gene encoding DNA-directed RNA polymerase III subunit RPC6 — translation MAEVKVKKETNLSDPAEIENRIKELCQQFPHGITDQVIQNDLPHLEPQQRAMAINKLLSLGQLDLLRNSSGLLYRLKDAQSTSKMKGSDNQEKLVYQVIEDAGNKGIWSRDIRFKSNLPLTEINKILKNLESKKLIKAVKSVAASKKKVYMLYNLQPDRSVTGGAWYSDQDFESEFVEVLNQQCFKFLQSKAEAARDSKQSPMVQRNSSFATSHEVWKYICELGISKVDLSMDDIETILNTLIYDGKVEMTLIAAKEGTVGSVDGQMKLYRGVDPIIQPTGLVKTPCGLCPVFDDCHEGGEISPSNCVYMTEWLDF, via the exons ATGGCTGAGGTGAAAGTGAAGAAGGAGACGAACCTGTCGGACCCAGCAGAGATCGAGAACAG GATTAAAGAGCTGTGTCAGCAGTTCCCTCATGGCATCACGGACCAGGTGATCCAGAACGACCTGCCTCATCTGGAGCCTCAGCAGAGAGCCATGGCCATCAACAAGCTGCTGTCTCTG gGTCAGCTGGACTTGCTGAGGAACAGCTCAGGTCTGTTGTACAGACTGAAGGACGCTCAGAGCAccag TAAGATGAAAGGTTCAGACAACCAGGAGAAGCTGGTCTACCAGGTCATCGAGGACGCAGGAAACAAAG gaaTCTGGAGCCGTGACATCCGCTTCAAGAGCAACCTCCCTCTGACGGAGATCAACAAGATCCTGAAGAACCTGGAGAGCAAGAAGCTGATCAAAGCCGTGAAGTCCGTGGCG GCGTCGAAGAAGAAAGTGTACATGCTCTACAACCTGCAGCCCGACCGCTCGGTGACCGGCGGCGCCTGGTACAGCGACCAGGACTTTGAGTCCGAGTTCGTGGAGGTCCTCAACCAGCAGTGCTTCAAGTTCCTGCAGAGCAAG GCGGAGGCGGCGAGGGACAGCAAACAGAGCCCGATGGTCCAGAGGAACAGTTCATTCGCTACGTCTCACGAAGTCTGGAAATACATCTGTGAGCTGGGCATCAGCAAG GTGGACCTGTCCATGGACGACATCGAGACCATCCTCAACACGCTAATTTATGACGGGAAGGTGGAGATGACGCTGATCGCCGCCAAGGAGGGGACGGTGGGCAGCGTGGACGGACAGATGAAGCTGTACCGAGGAGTGGACCCCATCATCCAGCCCACGGGCCTCGTCAAGACACCCTGTGGACTCTGCCCG gtgtttgacGACTGTCACGAAGGAGGAGAAATCTCTCCGTCCAACTGCGTCTACATGACCGAGTGGTTGGACTTTTGA
- the dzank1 gene encoding double zinc ribbon and ankyrin repeat-containing protein 1 isoform X1: MAAGAVSAPLIIPIVHLQTHRTKNHISTRTPVSIQSDTAGALVFYTLDGSTPAAEHRGSGGGGGGGRKYSESILLPAGRTTVRAVAVTSDGRQSSVVTKVFLVVDEDDALQRSSEAASCSAGPSPRHSEPRTKAGVSPHSGTRFLNSRLGSGSAAQTPPTRRSQSASSGEDQLSSTQVSRVQRETDYLRCAQCLSLRPSDPFARFCSQCGTAVPPIPGQRLPPAEGGQVLLCVFCGSLVPANTRTCLVCEASVDQQLQPQAGLRLQDHVLCVGCGSGNPAHVSRCLTCESRLQPVARAGNSAPSIPATDSRKLSCSRCNRMNRGDARYCDWCGAKPGHAASCVMCQRCGASGHPYAFYCAACGAFLEAQAPPRLCEQAPGLNSHDATWQATPSSNPAQSVKVAPPTVDQYTQTVGLYFPSATELQKKEQKEFFSRQRATRDRRALLTPISPGRGYWRKQLDHVCAHLRSYAQNNAPFRTLLGEPRLGRMVSAVIQEDRYEVSLTVSFVSAGRQDQPVGSEGDGVEPTAPTESLSSVTERSAPETLRTNGSDPPSSRKRLPRPNPTTTPPVKDSQLLKELGPGRGQVDAIQQLLDQGADPSCCGGDGRHALTVAVVNGHHDVLPVLVQRGADVDQQSGRMKNTALHEAAALGSEGLRSAEILLRCKASVRRRNGAGQTAYDVALSSGCGSVVSLLAAQTGHDLLDKLGKVKLNLDVF, encoded by the exons ATGGCGGCGGGGGCGGTGTCAGCTCCGCTCATCATCCCCATCGTCCACCTCCAGACGCACAGAACCAAGAACCACATCAGCACCAGAACACCGGTCTCCATCCAGTCAG acACTGCAGGAGCTCTGGTCTTCTACACGCTGGACGGGTCGACGCCGGCGGCCGAGCACCGAGGGTccggaggaggcggcggcggcggcaggaAGTACAGCGAGTCCatcctgcttcctgctgggaGGACGACGGTCAGAGCTGTGGCCGTCACCAG tGACGGCAGACAGAGCTCCGTGGTGACCAAGGTTTTCTTGGTGGTGGACGAGGACGACGCCCTGCAG CGTTCGTCTGAAGCAGCGTCCTGTTCAGCTGGTCCTTCACCGAGGCATTCAG AGCCGAGGACGAAGGCTGGCGTCTCTCCTCACTCAGGTACTCGGTTTCTGAACAGTCGACTCGGTTCTGGCAGCGCCGCCCAGACCCCCCCCACCAGACGCTCCCAGTCAGCG AGTTCAGGTGAAGATCAGCTGAGCAGCACACAGGTGTCCAGAGTGCAGCGAGAAACCGACTACCTGAG GTGTGCTCAGTGTCTGAGCCTCCGTCCCTCGGACCCGTTCGCTCGGTTCTGTTCTCAGTGTGGAACCGCGGTTCCTCCGATACCGGGTCAGAGGCTGCCCCCTGCTGAGGGAGGACAG gtgctgctgtgtgtgttctgtggtTCTCTGGTTCCGGCCAACACTCGGACCTGTTTGGTCTGTGAAGCCTCGGTGgaccagcagctgcagccccAGGCCGGCCTCCGGCTCCAG GACCACGTTCTGTGTGTCGGTTGTGGAAGTGGGAATCCAGCTCACGTCTCCAGGTGTTTGACCTGTGAAAGCCGCCTGCAGCCG GTGGCGAGAGCCGGGAACAGCGCCCCCTCTATCCCAGCAACAGACAGCAGGAAGTTGTCCTGCTCCAGGTGTAACCGTATGAACCGCGGGGACGCCAGATACTGCGACTGGTGTGGCGCTAAG CCCGGTCATGCTGCTAGCTGTGTGATGTGCCAGCGATGTGGAGCGAGTGGACACCCGTACGCTTTCTACTGTGCAGCCTGCGGCGCCTTCCTGGAGGCACAAGCTCCTCCCCGCTTGTGTGAGCAGGCGCCAGGACTGAACTCCCATGATGCCACCTGGCAGGCCACGCCATCATCCAACCCTGCCCAGAGTGTTAAGGTAGCCCCGCCCACGGTGGACCAGTACACACAGACTGTAGGACTCTATTTCCCATCAGCCACTGAGCTGCAGAAAAAGGAACAGAAGGAATTCTTCAGCCGCCAACGGGCGACCAGAGACCGTCGAGCTTTGCTGACCCCCATCAGCCCAGGACGGG GTTACTGGAGGAAGCAGCTGGATCATGTGTGCGCTCACCTGAGGAGTTACGCCCAGAACAACGCCCCCTTCAGGACCCTGCTGGGAGAACCTCGTCTGGGCCGG ATGGTTTCCGCGGTGATCCAGGAAGACCGGTACGAAGTCAGTCTGACTGTCAGCTTCGTTTCGGCCGGACGTCAAGACCAACCG GTCGGTTCTGAAGGTGACGGCGTTGAACCAACAGCTCCGACCGAGTCTCTGAGCAGCGTCACAGAACGATCGGCTCCAGAAACCCTCAGAACTAACG GAAGTGATCCACCCTCCAGTCGGAAGAGACTCCCCAGACCAAACCCGACGACCACTCCTCCG GTGAAGGACAGTCAGCTGCTGAAGGAGCTCGGTCCAGGTCGAGGTCAGGTCGACGCCATCCAGCAGCTCCTGGATCAG GGGGCGGATCCTTCCTGCTGCGGAGGAGACGGCCGCCACGCCCTGACAGTTGCAGTGGTGAACGGTCACCATGACGTACTTCCTGTTCTGGTGCAGCGAGGAGCCGACGTGGATCAGCAGTCTGGACG gatGAAGAACACGGCCCTGCATGAAGCTGCAGCTCTGGGCTCTGAAGGTCTGAGGAGTGCGGAGATCCTGCTCAG GTGTAAGGCCAGCGTGAGGCGGAGGAACGGCGCCGGTCAGACGGCGTACGACGTGGCGCTGAGCTCCGGCTGCGGCAGCGTGGTGTCTCTGCTGGCCGCTCAGACCGGACACGACCTACTGGACAAACTGGGAAAAGTCAAACTGAACCTGGACGTCTTCTGA
- the dzank1 gene encoding double zinc ribbon and ankyrin repeat-containing protein 1 isoform X2: MAAGAVSAPLIIPIVHLQTHRTKNHISTRTPVSIQSDTAGALVFYTLDGSTPAAEHRGSGGGGGGGRKYSESILLPAGRTTVRAVAVTSDGRQSSVVTKVFLVVDEDDALQRSSEAASCSAGPSPRHSEPRTKAGVSPHSGTRFLNSRLGSGSAAQTPPTRRSQSASSGEDQLSSTQVSRVQRETDYLRCAQCLSLRPSDPFARFCSQCGTAVPPIPGQRLPPAEGGQVLLCVFCGSLVPANTRTCLVCEASVDQQLQPQAGLRLQDHVLCVGCGSGNPAHVSRCLTCESRLQPVARAGNSAPSIPATDSRKLSCSRCNRMNRGDARYCDWCGAKPGHAASCVMCQRCGASGHPYAFYCAACGAFLEAQAPPRLCEQAPGLNSHDATWQATPSSNPAQSVKVAPPTVDQYTQTVGLYFPSATELQKKEQKEFFSRQRATRDRRALLTPISPGRGYWRKQLDHVCAHLRSYAQNNAPFRTLLGEPRLGRMVSAVIQEDRYEVSLTVSFVSAGRQDQPVGSEGDGVEPTAPTESLSSVTERSAPETLRTNGSDPPSSRKRLPRPNPTTTPPVKDSQLLKELGPGRGQVDAIQQLLDQGADPSCCGGDGRHALTVAVVNGHHDVLPVLVQRGADVDQQSGRTIKEP; this comes from the exons ATGGCGGCGGGGGCGGTGTCAGCTCCGCTCATCATCCCCATCGTCCACCTCCAGACGCACAGAACCAAGAACCACATCAGCACCAGAACACCGGTCTCCATCCAGTCAG acACTGCAGGAGCTCTGGTCTTCTACACGCTGGACGGGTCGACGCCGGCGGCCGAGCACCGAGGGTccggaggaggcggcggcggcggcaggaAGTACAGCGAGTCCatcctgcttcctgctgggaGGACGACGGTCAGAGCTGTGGCCGTCACCAG tGACGGCAGACAGAGCTCCGTGGTGACCAAGGTTTTCTTGGTGGTGGACGAGGACGACGCCCTGCAG CGTTCGTCTGAAGCAGCGTCCTGTTCAGCTGGTCCTTCACCGAGGCATTCAG AGCCGAGGACGAAGGCTGGCGTCTCTCCTCACTCAGGTACTCGGTTTCTGAACAGTCGACTCGGTTCTGGCAGCGCCGCCCAGACCCCCCCCACCAGACGCTCCCAGTCAGCG AGTTCAGGTGAAGATCAGCTGAGCAGCACACAGGTGTCCAGAGTGCAGCGAGAAACCGACTACCTGAG GTGTGCTCAGTGTCTGAGCCTCCGTCCCTCGGACCCGTTCGCTCGGTTCTGTTCTCAGTGTGGAACCGCGGTTCCTCCGATACCGGGTCAGAGGCTGCCCCCTGCTGAGGGAGGACAG gtgctgctgtgtgtgttctgtggtTCTCTGGTTCCGGCCAACACTCGGACCTGTTTGGTCTGTGAAGCCTCGGTGgaccagcagctgcagccccAGGCCGGCCTCCGGCTCCAG GACCACGTTCTGTGTGTCGGTTGTGGAAGTGGGAATCCAGCTCACGTCTCCAGGTGTTTGACCTGTGAAAGCCGCCTGCAGCCG GTGGCGAGAGCCGGGAACAGCGCCCCCTCTATCCCAGCAACAGACAGCAGGAAGTTGTCCTGCTCCAGGTGTAACCGTATGAACCGCGGGGACGCCAGATACTGCGACTGGTGTGGCGCTAAG CCCGGTCATGCTGCTAGCTGTGTGATGTGCCAGCGATGTGGAGCGAGTGGACACCCGTACGCTTTCTACTGTGCAGCCTGCGGCGCCTTCCTGGAGGCACAAGCTCCTCCCCGCTTGTGTGAGCAGGCGCCAGGACTGAACTCCCATGATGCCACCTGGCAGGCCACGCCATCATCCAACCCTGCCCAGAGTGTTAAGGTAGCCCCGCCCACGGTGGACCAGTACACACAGACTGTAGGACTCTATTTCCCATCAGCCACTGAGCTGCAGAAAAAGGAACAGAAGGAATTCTTCAGCCGCCAACGGGCGACCAGAGACCGTCGAGCTTTGCTGACCCCCATCAGCCCAGGACGGG GTTACTGGAGGAAGCAGCTGGATCATGTGTGCGCTCACCTGAGGAGTTACGCCCAGAACAACGCCCCCTTCAGGACCCTGCTGGGAGAACCTCGTCTGGGCCGG ATGGTTTCCGCGGTGATCCAGGAAGACCGGTACGAAGTCAGTCTGACTGTCAGCTTCGTTTCGGCCGGACGTCAAGACCAACCG GTCGGTTCTGAAGGTGACGGCGTTGAACCAACAGCTCCGACCGAGTCTCTGAGCAGCGTCACAGAACGATCGGCTCCAGAAACCCTCAGAACTAACG GAAGTGATCCACCCTCCAGTCGGAAGAGACTCCCCAGACCAAACCCGACGACCACTCCTCCG GTGAAGGACAGTCAGCTGCTGAAGGAGCTCGGTCCAGGTCGAGGTCAGGTCGACGCCATCCAGCAGCTCCTGGATCAG GGGGCGGATCCTTCCTGCTGCGGAGGAGACGGCCGCCACGCCCTGACAGTTGCAGTGGTGAACGGTCACCATGACGTACTTCCTGTTCTGGTGCAGCGAGGAGCCGACGTGGATCAGCAGTCTGGACG TACTATAAAGGAGCCTTAA
- the kat14 gene encoding cysteine-rich protein 2-binding protein: MDSSSEPLAGGEDEAACTSACTSASEGLEEGEVEGETLLIVESEDQGSVDLSHDQSGDSLTSDVGEEGDGGWTCEDMSFYCDRCHKWIPAAQLRGEQPSYLKGDNFFKFICCECSEDGKESFERMRLTWQQVVMLAMYNLSLEGTGRQGYFRWKEDICAFIGRHWNFLLGTRKKTSTWWSTVAGCLSVGSPTFFRSGAQEFGEPGWWKLVQNRPPTLRPEADKSTTRTKAFKPTVDPIITVEGLRKRGARNPVENAMQLKENRSRTQEAKDIRRAQKEAAGGYTDRSTSSTPVKLGGGRGGSIGRRPDLVLEKGEVIDFSSLSSSDRTPLTSPSPSPSPDFSAPGTPASHSATPSLLSEADLIPDAMPPQALFHDDEEMETEGMIDPGMEYIPPASSSLVARKKLRPPPPHIKREAESEDDEGREDDFGEPVGRSDGPPLSTGGVVGANGPERRRIPHPEKADGAAGASQSPRYALLSLYEERMLLRRLDSCPLALAVTPPAKRLHRKLLVRQAKRQRGLPLLDVDRAVSATLSLVGGIYGAQEAGRLMVGGVQRKYCTNSQELRILDRFQTNISTRRGVQHHSVSFWHRLMGAEGSLDQSIKSPYTARILKPYIRRDYESRPVKLRLLAEIRAYPHRKDPNWVPEPDASIDYCYVRPNHIPSVNAMCHDSFWPGVDLSECLQYPDFSVVVLYKKVVVGFGFMVPDVKYNEAYISFLLVHPEWRRAGIGTFMIYHLIQTCMGKDVTLHVSASNAAMLLYQKFGFKAEEYILDFYDKYYPVDSAECRHAFFLRLRR; the protein is encoded by the exons ATGGACAGCAGCAGTGAACCGCTGGCGGGGGGTGAGGACGAGGCGGCCTGTACGTCGGCGTGCACGTCGGCCTCTGAGGGtctggaggagggggaggtggagggcgAGACTCTGCTGATCGTGGAGTCGGAGGACCAGGGCTCGGTGGACCTGTCACATGACCAGAGCGGGGACTCTCTGACCAGTGACGTGGGCGAGGAGGGGGACGGAGGCTGGACCTGCGAGGACATGTCCTTCTACTGTGACCGCTGCCACAAGTGGATCCCTGCAG CTCAGCTCCGCGGCGAACAGCCCAGCTACCTGAAAGGAGACAACTTCTTCAAATTCATCTGCTGCGAATGCTCTGAGGACGGGAAGGAGAGTTTTGAGAGGATGAGGCTCACCTGGCAGCAG GTGGTGATGCTGGCCATGTACAACCTGTCTCTGGAGGGGACGGGCCGCCAGGGCTACTTCAGGTGGAAAGAGGACATCTGTGCTTTCATTGGCCGACACTGGAACTTCCTCCTGGGAACCAGGAAGAAGACGTCAACGTGGTGGAGCACGGTGGCCGGCTGCCTCTCCGTCGGTAGTCCCACCTTCTTCCGCTCTGGGGCACAGGAGTTTGGAGAACCAGGCTGGTGGAAGCTGGTCCAGAACAGACCCCCCACCCTGAGACCAGAGGCGGACAAGTCCACCACCAGAACCAAAG CCTTCAAACCGACCGTGGACCCGATCATCACTGTGGAGGGTCTGAGGAAACGAGGAGCCAGGAACCCGGTGGAGAACGCCATGCAGTTGAAGGAGAACCGCTCCCGCACCCAGGAAGCCAAAGACATCCGGCGGGCTCAGAAGGAGGCGGCGGGGGGCTACACCGACCGCAGCACCTCCTCCACGCCCGTCAAACTGGGCGGAGGTCGTGGCGGGAGCATCGGGCGCCGCCCTGATCTCGTCCTGGAGAAAGGGGAGGTCATTGACTTctcctccctcagctcctcGGACCGAACCCCTCTAACCAgcccgtctccgtctccgtcacCCGACTTCTCCGCCCCGGGAACTCCTGCTTCTCATTCTGCCACGCCCAGCTTGCTGTCGGAGGCCGACCTGATCCCTGACGCCATGCCGCCACAGGCGCTGTTCCACG ATGACgaggagatggagacggagGGGATGATTGACCCAGGGATGGAGTACATCCCTCCTGCCAGCTCCAGCCTCGTCGCCCGCAAGAAGCTccgcccaccaccacctcacatCAAACGTGAAGCGGAGAGTGAGGACGACGAAGGCCGCGAGGACGACTTCGGAGAGCCTGTTGGACGGAGTGATGGTCCACCTCTGTCCACCGGGGGGGTTGTTGGCGCCAATGGACCCGAGCGTAGGAGGATACCTCACCCTGAGAAAGCAGACGGAGCAGCCGGCGCATCGCAGAGTCCTCGCTACGCCCTCCTGAGTCTGTACGAGGAGAGGATGCTGCTGAGACGCCTGGACTCCTGTCCGTTAGCTTTAGCCGTCACGCCTCCGGCTAAACGTCTTCACAGGAAGCTGCTGGTCCGCCAGGCGAAGCGCCAGAGAGGGCTCCCCCTTCTGGATGTGGACCGGGCGGTCAGCGCCACCCTCAGTCTGGTGGGAGGGATTTATGGAGCCCAGGAGGCGGGGAGGCTGATGGTGGGCGGAGTCCAACGGAAGTACTGCACCAACAGTCAGGAGCTTCGCATCCTCGATCGCTTCCAG ACCAACATTTCCACTAGAAGAGGCGTCCAGCACCACTCCGTCTCCTTCTGGCATCGCTTGATGGGAGCTGAAGGAAGTTTGGATCAGAGCATCAAGAGCCCCTACACCGCCCGCATCCTCAAGCCCTACATCAG GAGGGACTATGAGAGTCGTCCGGTGAAGCTGCGGTTGTTGGCTGAGATCAGAGCGTACCCTCACAGGAAGGATCCCAACTGGGTCCCCGAACCCGACGCCTCCATCGACTACTGCTACGTTCGCCCAAACCACATCCCCTCCGTCAACGCCATGTGTCACGACAGCTTCTGGCCAG GCGTGGACTTGTCCGAGTGCCTCCAGTACCCAGACTTCAGCGTGGTGGTCCTCTACAAGAAGGTGGTGGTCGGCTTCGGTTTCATGGTTCCGGACGTGAAGTACAACGAGGCCTACATCTCCTTCCTGTTGGTTCATCCCGAGTGGAGGAGGGCCGGCATCGGCACCTTCATGATCTACCACCTGATCCAG ACGTGTATGGGGAAGGACGTGACGCTGCATGTGTCGGCCAGCAACGCCGCCATGCTGCTGTACCAGAAGTTTGGCTTCAAGGCCGAGGAGTACATCCTGGACTTCTACGATAAATATTACCCTGTGGACAGCGCCGAGTGTCGCCACGCCTTCTTCCTGCGCCTGAGACGCTGA